A region from the Triticum urartu cultivar G1812 chromosome 1, Tu2.1, whole genome shotgun sequence genome encodes:
- the LOC125524934 gene encoding uncharacterized protein LOC125524934 — protein sequence MRMAPAAAGRAHGAWSSAPRALSDRRGLRSPSRVVAATATVRFGARRRRAVGSGVVLCRASGGGGEWEPAGSPWDGRMVDEGMAALRRRIREVEDEEVEEPEEEEEEGGVDVFVPPGEWTELERRHHGLYVAGVREALGILFALLVRARPGLGAGVVALVLLSVPATVLLVSAELVRAVHSISAAVLSGRM from the coding sequence ATGCGCATGGCGCCGGCGGCGGCAGGAAGAGCCCACGGCGCTTGGAGCAGCGCACCGCGCGCGCTCTCCGACCGGCGCGGCCTCCGGTCACCATCTCGCGTCGTCGCCGCCACGGCGACGGTTCGGTTCGGCGCTCGTCGTCGTCGCGCAGTTGGGAGCGGAGTGGTCCTCTGCCGCGCgtctgggggcggcggcgagtGGGAGCCCGCGGGCTCGCCGTGGGACGGCCGGATGGTGGACGAGGGCATGGCCGCGCTGCGGCGGCGCATCCGCGAGGTGGAGGACGAGGAAGTGGAAgagccagaggaggaggaggaggagggcggcgTGGACGTCTTCGTGCCCCCGGGCGAGTGGACGGAGCTGGAGCGGCGGCACCACGGGCTGTACGTCGCGGGCGTGCGCGAGGCGCTCGGCATCCTGTTCGCGCTGCTGGTGCGCGCGCGGCCGGGGCTCGGCGCGGGGGTCGTGGCGCTGGTGCTGCTCAGCGTGCCGGCCACGGTGCTCCTCGTGTCCGCCGAGCTCGTCCGGGCTGTCCACTCCATCTCCGCCGCCGTGCTCAGCGGCAGAATGTAG
- the LOC125524927 gene encoding ras-related protein Rab7-like produces MASRRRTLLKVIILGDSGVGKTSLMNQYVNKKFSNQYKATIGADFLTKEVQFEDRLFTLQIWDTAGQERFQSLGVAFYRGADCCVLVYDVNSMKSFDNLNNWREEFLIQASPSDPDNFPFVLLGNKVDVDGGNSRVVSEKKAKAWCASKGNIPYFETSAKDGINVEEAFQCIVKNALKNEPEEELYMPDTVDVVGGNRGQGSSGCC; encoded by the exons ATGGCCTCGCGCCGCCGCACCCTCCTCAAGGTCATCATCCTCGGCGACAGCGG GGTCGGGAAGACGTCCTTGATGAACCA ATATGTGAACAAGAAGTTCAGCAACCAGTACAAGGCTACCATCGGCGCCGATTTCCTCACCAAGGAGGTGCAGTTCGAGGACAGGCTCTTCACCCTACAA ATATGGGATACTGCCGGTCAGGAGAGGTTTCAAAGTCTTGGTGTTGCATTCTACCGCGGAGCAGATTGTTGTGTTCTAGTTTACGATGTTAACTCGATGAAATCATTTGATAATCTGAACAACTGGCGTGAAGAGTTTCTAATTCAG GCTAGCCCATCAGATCCTGATAACTTCCCTTTTGTTCTGCTGGGTAACAAAGTTGATGTAGATGGCGGGAACAGTCGTGTG GTTTCTGAGAAAAAGGCGAAGGCATGGTGTGCCTCTAAAGGGAACATCCCATACTTTGAGACTTCTGCCAAGGATGGAATCAATGTGGAGGAAGCTTTCCAATGTATAGTAAAGAACGCTCTGAAGAACGAGCCAGAGGAAGAACT GTATATGCCGGACACCGTGGACGTGGTGGGTGGCAACCGGGGTCAAGGATCATCAGGATGCTGTTAG